A genomic segment from Bos mutus isolate GX-2022 chromosome 14, NWIPB_WYAK_1.1, whole genome shotgun sequence encodes:
- the SGK3 gene encoding serine/threonine-protein kinase Sgk3 isoform X3: MALKIPAKRIFGDNFDPDFIKQRRAGLNEFIQNLVRHPELYNHPDVRAFLQMDSPKHQSDPSEDEDERSTQKLLSTSQNINLGPSGNPHAKPTDFDFLKVIGKGSFGKVLLAKRKLDGKFYAVKVLQKKIVLNRKEQKHIMAERNVLLKNVKHPFLVGLHYSFQTTEKLYFVLDFVNGGELFFHLQRERSFPEHRARFYAAEIASALGYLHSIKIVYRDLKPENILLDSIGHVVLTDFGLCKEGIAISDTTTTFCGTPEYLAPEVIRKQPYDNTVDWWCLGAVLYEMLYGLPPFYCRDVAEMYDNILHKPLSLRPGVSLTAWSILEELLEKDRQNRLGAKEDFLEIQNHPFFESLSWTDLVQKKIPPPFNPNVVGPDDIRNFDAVFTEETVPYSVCVSSDYSIVNASVLEADDAFVGFSYAPPSEDLFL, from the exons ATTTTATTAAACAGAGAAGAGCAGGACTGAATGAATTCATTCAGAACTTAGTTAGGCATCCAGAGCTTTACAACCA tccAGATGTCAGAGCATTCCTTCAAATGGACAGTCCAAAACATCAGTCAGATCCATCTGaggatgaggatgaaagaagTACTCAGAAG CTACTCTCTACCTCACAGAACATCAACCTGGGACCATCTGGAAATCCTCA tgcTAAACCAACAGACTTTGATTTCTTAAAAGTTATTGGAAAAGGCAGCTTTGGCAAG GTTCTTCTTGCAAAACGGAAACTGGATGGAAAATTTTATGCTGTCAAAGTGTTACAGAAAAAGATAGTTCTCAATAGAaaagag caaaaacacATTATGGCTGAACGAAATGTGCTCTTGAAAAATGTGAAACATCCGTTTTTGGTTGGATTACATTATTCTTTCCAAACAACTGAAAAGCTTTATTTTGTTCTGGATTTTGTTAATGGAGGAGAG CTGTTTTTTCACTTACAAAGAGAGCGGTCCTTTCCTGAACACAGAGCTCGGTTTTATGCTGCTGAGATTGCCAGTGCATTGGGTTACTTGCACTCCATCAAAATAGTGTACAG AGACTTGAAACCAGAAAATATTCTCTTGGATTCAATA GGACATGTCGTCTTAACAGATTTTGGGCTTTGTAAAGAAGGAATTGCTATTTCTGACACCACAACAACATTTTGTGGGACACCAGAG TATCTAGCACCTGAAGTAATCAGAAAACAGCCCTATGACAACACTGTGGATTGGTGGTGCCTTGGTGCTGTTCTGTATGAGATGCTCTATGGATTG cctccTTTTTATTGCCGAGACGTGGCTGAAATGTACGACAATATTCTTCACAAGCCTCTAAGTTTGAGGCCAGGAGTGAGCCTCACTGCCTGGTCCATTCTGGAAGAACTCCTAGAAAAAGACAGGCAAAATCGACTTGGTGCCAAAGAAGACTTT CTTGAGATTCAGAATCATCCCTTTTTTGAGTCACTCAGCTGGACTGATCTTGTGCAGAAGAAGATTCCACCACCATTTAATCCTAACGTG GTGGGACCGGATGATATCAGGAACTTTGATGCAGTGTTTACAGAAGAAACAGTTCCGTATTCTGTCTGTGTGTCTTCTGACTATTCCATAGTGAACGCCAGCGTACTCGAGGCAGATGATGCCTTTGTTGGTTTCTCTTACGCGCCTCCTTCAGAAGACTTATTTTTGTGA